Proteins encoded in a region of the Methanofollis tationis genome:
- a CDS encoding DHH family phosphoesterase, protein MANQEDTIIYSLGPNCGIGEVEEGKTYAGTVQGFANFGTFVQLNARLKGLIHKSNMVQEHQEREQIFVKVINIRNNGNIDLAEVLPRVYRLETVTRRVHVTKMGDLSSQVGRSVTLEASVAQIKQTSGPTIFTLVDESGSGNAAAFIEAGVRAYPEIELGSTVMVSGEVMRRQNQLQIEVSSMEALTGEDAQRVHDRIETALDARAEPEDIPLLIESDVLDRLRPAMRKVAKMIRRAVFEAQPIILRHHADADGISAAVAVEQAVISLMRQEGDDLDTAYYLFKRSPSKAPFYEIEDITRDLDFALKDHERFGQKMPLIVLMDNGSTEEDLPSMKMAQIYSLPMIVVDHHHPDAIVDDYVIAHVNPYHVGGDFGVTAGMLGTEVARLINPKVSDAIRHLPAVAGVGDRSEAPERQRYLDLIAEDYSEQECKDIALALDYEQFWLRFNDGRELIKDILNLKGNRDLHKNLIGLLVESANAAIEEQMAASMPHVVEERLPNGAYLFRIDVEIFAHRFTFPPPGKTSGEIHDRLCRQHPGEPVVTLGFGPDFAVLRSRGVLMNIPRMVRELHDEITGGGISGGGHLVVGSIKFVEGMREASLNGLIEKIGQAPVE, encoded by the coding sequence ATGGCGAATCAAGAAGATACGATAATCTATTCCCTCGGCCCTAACTGCGGGATCGGGGAGGTCGAAGAAGGGAAAACCTATGCAGGGACCGTTCAGGGCTTTGCAAACTTCGGAACCTTCGTCCAGTTGAACGCCCGGCTCAAGGGACTGATCCACAAGAGCAACATGGTTCAGGAGCACCAGGAGCGCGAGCAGATCTTTGTAAAGGTCATCAATATCAGGAACAACGGGAACATTGACCTTGCAGAGGTCCTGCCCCGGGTGTACCGGCTCGAGACTGTCACCAGGCGGGTCCATGTGACAAAAATGGGCGATCTCTCATCGCAGGTCGGCAGGAGCGTCACCCTCGAAGCCTCGGTCGCCCAGATCAAGCAGACGAGCGGGCCGACGATCTTCACCCTCGTCGATGAGTCCGGGAGCGGCAACGCCGCCGCCTTTATCGAGGCCGGCGTCCGGGCATATCCCGAGATCGAACTCGGGAGCACCGTGATGGTCAGCGGAGAGGTGATGCGCCGGCAGAACCAGCTCCAGATCGAGGTCAGCTCGATGGAGGCGCTCACCGGCGAGGACGCACAGAGAGTGCACGACCGGATCGAGACAGCCCTCGACGCGCGCGCCGAACCCGAGGATATCCCGCTCCTGATCGAGAGCGACGTCCTCGACCGCCTGCGCCCCGCGATGCGGAAAGTTGCAAAGATGATCAGGCGGGCCGTCTTCGAGGCGCAGCCGATCATCCTCCGCCACCATGCAGACGCCGACGGCATCTCGGCCGCCGTCGCCGTCGAGCAGGCGGTGATCTCCCTGATGCGCCAGGAAGGCGACGACCTGGACACCGCCTACTATCTCTTCAAGCGCTCCCCCTCAAAGGCGCCCTTCTATGAGATCGAGGACATCACCCGCGACCTCGACTTCGCCCTGAAGGACCACGAGCGGTTCGGGCAGAAGATGCCGCTGATCGTCCTGATGGACAACGGCTCCACCGAGGAGGACCTCCCCTCGATGAAGATGGCCCAGATCTATAGCCTCCCGATGATCGTCGTCGACCACCACCACCCGGACGCAATCGTCGACGACTACGTGATCGCCCATGTCAACCCCTACCACGTCGGCGGGGATTTCGGGGTCACGGCCGGCATGCTCGGGACCGAGGTGGCGCGGCTGATCAACCCGAAGGTCAGCGACGCAATCAGGCACCTGCCAGCCGTCGCGGGCGTCGGCGACCGGAGCGAGGCGCCCGAACGGCAGCGCTATCTCGACCTCATCGCAGAGGATTATTCCGAGCAGGAATGCAAGGACATCGCCCTTGCCCTGGACTACGAGCAGTTCTGGCTCAGGTTCAACGACGGCAGGGAACTGATCAAGGACATCCTCAATCTCAAGGGGAACCGCGACCTCCATAAGAACCTCATCGGCCTCCTGGTCGAATCGGCGAACGCGGCAATCGAAGAGCAGATGGCGGCGTCCATGCCCCATGTGGTCGAGGAGCGGCTCCCGAACGGGGCATATCTCTTCAGGATCGACGTGGAGATCTTCGCCCACCGCTTCACCTTCCCCCCGCCGGGCAAGACCTCGGGCGAGATCCACGACCGGCTCTGCCGGCAGCACCCGGGAGAACCGGTGGTCACTCTCGGTTTTGGCCCGGACTTTGCAGTGCTCCGCTCCCGCGGCGTGCTCATGAACATCCCGCGGATGGTCCGCGAACTCCATGACGAGATCACCGGCGGCGGCATCAGCGGCGGCGGTCACCTGGTCGTCGGCTCGATCAAGTTCGTCGAGGGTATGCGCGAAGCCTCCCTCAACGGCCTTATCGAGAAGATCGGGCAGGCCCCGGTCGAATAA
- a CDS encoding potassium channel family protein, translating into MMEVEYQPTSLKDVLIEMKDISELMVDLAYSAILFESREIAGEIENLEEIMNRHTYQARISGMLGARRVEEAESMSGLLQIAESAERIANSATEIARIIRKGAKFPQKLREALPEAEEVTVRIEVAPHALLDGTTLGEVKLQSRSGMRVIAIRRGNGWIYDPDKRSVIKGGDILLAKGIGAGVAPLHTMAGATPEPHREWARAGCVDDLDRAVALMIEMKNLSELAVGLAYTALLFTNEDLAREVRALEGRMEDMRYQFDLWVLEAAKRIENVEYLRGLLHLSSFAETIAEAASAIADVLLRDIEIPPVFRMIVRESDEIITRFEVEEGSALANRSLKEMSLATVTGMVVLAIRRGGERWTYRPGRDERLFAGDLIVAKGRRDGEEQLATLCSGKNT; encoded by the coding sequence ATGATGGAAGTCGAGTATCAGCCGACCAGCCTCAAGGATGTCCTCATCGAGATGAAGGACATCTCCGAGCTGATGGTTGACCTTGCCTATTCTGCGATCCTCTTCGAGAGCCGGGAGATCGCCGGCGAAATCGAGAACCTTGAAGAGATCATGAACCGCCACACCTACCAGGCGCGCATCTCCGGGATGCTCGGTGCCAGAAGGGTCGAAGAGGCGGAATCGATGAGCGGGCTCCTGCAGATCGCCGAGTCGGCGGAACGGATCGCCAACTCGGCCACCGAGATCGCACGGATCATCAGGAAAGGTGCAAAGTTCCCGCAAAAACTGCGCGAAGCCCTTCCCGAGGCCGAAGAGGTGACAGTGCGGATCGAGGTCGCCCCTCACGCCCTGCTCGACGGAACAACCCTCGGCGAGGTGAAACTCCAGAGCCGGTCCGGGATGCGGGTGATCGCGATCCGGCGCGGAAACGGCTGGATCTACGATCCCGACAAACGCTCCGTGATCAAAGGCGGGGACATCCTCCTTGCAAAGGGGATCGGTGCCGGCGTGGCTCCGCTCCATACGATGGCCGGAGCCACCCCCGAGCCCCACCGCGAATGGGCGCGGGCCGGGTGCGTCGACGATCTCGACCGGGCCGTCGCCCTGATGATCGAGATGAAGAACCTCTCGGAACTCGCCGTCGGTCTCGCCTACACCGCCCTCCTCTTCACCAACGAAGACCTTGCACGGGAGGTCAGAGCGCTTGAAGGGCGGATGGAGGATATGCGCTACCAGTTCGACCTCTGGGTCCTGGAAGCGGCAAAACGCATCGAGAACGTGGAATACCTCAGGGGCCTCCTCCACCTCTCCTCATTCGCAGAGACGATCGCAGAAGCGGCGTCTGCGATCGCCGACGTCCTCCTCCGCGATATCGAGATCCCCCCGGTGTTCAGGATGATTGTTCGGGAGTCCGACGAGATCATCACCCGTTTCGAGGTGGAAGAAGGATCGGCGCTTGCGAACCGAAGCCTGAAAGAGATGTCCCTCGCCACCGTCACCGGCATGGTCGTGCTTGCGATCAGGCGCGGCGGAGAGCGCTGGACGTACAGGCCGGGCAGAGACGAGCGCCTCTTCGCCGGCGACCTCATCGTCGCGAAGGGGCGTCGGGACGGCGAAGAGCAACTCGCAACCCTCTGCTCGGGTAAAAATACATAA
- a CDS encoding PH domain-containing protein, with product MSEEITIGKEFKPAPRFRAYYFLSLIIVIVFLVAFAILPTIFAGAPLPVILAIALGISAIAVFVGAWIPMYYQSILYHLTPTEMTWRRGVWFRQTGIVPYNRITNVDIIQGPVMRYFGISDLRIQTAGYSAQPQAEIKLMGIEEPEPLRELIMAQVRGRAPVAAATGGAETSGEEGDVIAELRAIRHLLEGMAGEKR from the coding sequence ATGTCCGAAGAGATTACCATTGGAAAGGAGTTCAAACCGGCCCCCCGGTTCAGGGCCTATTACTTCCTTTCTCTGATCATCGTCATCGTGTTTCTGGTCGCCTTTGCGATCCTCCCGACCATTTTCGCCGGCGCCCCCCTCCCGGTGATACTCGCGATCGCCCTCGGGATCTCGGCGATCGCCGTCTTTGTCGGCGCATGGATCCCGATGTACTACCAGAGCATCCTCTACCACCTGACGCCGACCGAGATGACCTGGCGGCGGGGGGTCTGGTTCAGGCAGACCGGGATCGTGCCCTACAACCGGATCACAAACGTCGATATCATCCAGGGGCCGGTGATGCGCTATTTCGGCATCTCTGACCTCCGCATCCAGACCGCCGGCTACTCGGCGCAGCCGCAGGCCGAGATCAAACTGATGGGCATCGAGGAGCCCGAGCCCCTCAGGGAACTGATCATGGCCCAGGTGAGGGGACGAGCGCCGGTGGCGGCGGCGACCGGCGGCGCGGAGACGTCCGGGGAGGAAGGCGACGTGATCGCGGAACTGCGGGCGATCAGGCACCTGCTCGAAGGTATGGCCGGGGAAAAACGCTAG
- a CDS encoding nitroreductase family protein translates to MPPHAEEVLDAIMGRRSIRAYEGRYLDDETVLSIIHAGIHAPTTLGLQPWRFVVVRDHDLMKQISDYCKPILLLNLKDMTAPEAVEQKKLLASRDFNIFYGAAVLVLVLGDEKNRFSTYDCTLCAGTMMLAAHALGVGSCWIGAAGPVSGNPELMKALKVPEGWMIVAPIVLGYPKEIPEKPPRREPEIDWVR, encoded by the coding sequence ATGCCACCACATGCCGAAGAAGTCCTGGACGCCATCATGGGGAGGCGGAGCATCCGTGCCTATGAGGGCCGCTACCTTGACGATGAGACCGTGCTCTCGATCATCCATGCGGGGATCCATGCTCCGACAACGCTCGGCCTCCAGCCGTGGCGTTTTGTCGTCGTCCGCGACCACGACCTCATGAAGCAGATCTCCGACTACTGCAAACCAATCCTGCTCCTCAACCTGAAGGATATGACCGCTCCCGAAGCGGTAGAGCAGAAAAAACTGCTCGCTTCCAGGGATTTCAACATCTTCTATGGTGCGGCCGTCCTGGTCCTCGTTCTCGGGGACGAGAAAAACCGTTTCAGCACCTATGATTGCACGCTCTGCGCCGGAACCATGATGCTCGCCGCCCATGCACTGGGAGTCGGGAGCTGCTGGATCGGGGCTGCGGGCCCGGTCTCAGGCAACCCGGAGCTGATGAAGGCCCTGAAGGTGCCTGAGGGGTGGATGATCGTGGCGCCGATCGTCCTGGGCTACCCGAAGGAGATCCCTGAAAAACCGCCGCGGCGCGAACCCGAGATCGACTGGGTCAGATAA
- the mch gene encoding methenyltetrahydromethanopterin cyclohydrolase: MLSVNEQALDIFNDIFEYPEDYNAAAHELDNGARIVDAGVSVEGGYRAGRVFTDICLGGLAEINFTMGQIKGVPMPFIEVSTDFPAIACLGAQKAGWTVKVGNYFAMGSGPARALSLKPKHTYEVIGYEDECDTAVICLESDHLPNGEVMQKIAESCKVDVANTCAIVAPTSSIVGSIQVAGRCVETAVYKLNELGFDTRKIISGFGTAPIPPVRGPKLAMGVTNDATIYHGQISLTMKAPEIKDYLDKIPSCTSQGYGKPFNEIFKEAGYDFYKIDTSLFSPAEVIINELSEGVIYRVGGVNPEVTLKSFGLQ; encoded by the coding sequence ATGCTGAGCGTGAACGAACAGGCCCTTGATATATTTAACGACATCTTCGAATATCCTGAAGACTACAATGCCGCCGCCCACGAACTGGACAACGGTGCGCGGATCGTCGATGCGGGTGTAAGCGTAGAAGGTGGATACCGGGCAGGACGCGTCTTCACAGACATCTGCCTCGGCGGTCTCGCCGAGATCAACTTCACCATGGGGCAGATCAAGGGGGTTCCGATGCCTTTCATCGAGGTCTCCACCGATTTCCCGGCGATCGCCTGCCTCGGCGCCCAGAAAGCCGGCTGGACCGTCAAGGTCGGCAACTACTTTGCGATGGGGTCGGGACCGGCACGCGCCCTCTCCCTCAAGCCGAAGCACACCTATGAGGTGATCGGCTACGAGGACGAGTGCGATACGGCCGTGATCTGCCTGGAGAGCGACCACCTCCCGAACGGCGAGGTCATGCAGAAGATCGCCGAGTCCTGCAAGGTGGACGTTGCCAACACCTGCGCCATCGTCGCCCCGACCTCCTCGATCGTCGGGTCCATCCAGGTCGCCGGCCGCTGTGTCGAGACCGCCGTCTACAAACTGAACGAACTCGGGTTCGATACCAGAAAGATCATCTCCGGCTTCGGCACCGCCCCGATTCCGCCGGTCCGCGGCCCCAAGCTCGCCATGGGTGTCACCAACGACGCCACCATCTACCACGGCCAGATCTCCCTGACGATGAAGGCGCCCGAGATCAAGGACTACCTCGATAAGATTCCGTCCTGCACGTCGCAGGGCTACGGCAAGCCCTTCAACGAGATCTTCAAGGAAGCGGGCTACGACTTCTACAAGATCGACACCTCGCTCTTCTCGCCGGCAGAAGTGATCATCAACGAGCTCTCCGAGGGTGTCATCTACCGCGTCGGCGGCGTGAACCCCGAGGTGACCCTGAAGTCCTTCGGGCTTCAGTGA